The proteins below are encoded in one region of Maridesulfovibrio ferrireducens:
- the flgL gene encoding flagellar hook-associated protein FlgL has protein sequence MRVTQQMLFGTYVSNMNRSLTDLVESNIQAQTQKKINKPSDNPVGMARILDHRETLATVKQYRNNIDTAKGWLSLSDTTLNQSSTIITRAKEIAEQAASGTITADNREQLSYEARQLFQQLVSLANTEYEGKSIYAGHKVDQNAFKETLWMTTNDSNVSSQQFSIEGNTDKTIVVQFLDSGNIGAADLDYRYSKDGGKTFTTKTLTTGTNTLDFDGVTMSLETGTTVRANPLANTNDSTGTWMWVRPTAQYMGDDEDAVNIVGMNTTLAGGRTKAEGVFTNDVVVRIDSAAQLQSNISYSYSIDGGINWVEGNVKSADGIASNAVLSIPGGILTIYSNAGAGGTNQLQSNSQFIVRPDTAAINFQIQENEYVRVNDVGKDLFGGVYQAPGESAASTVFNDDSMLTGSNASSTQNLLETMGNLVAFLETNNQSGVQECLASLDKSQQYLLTKLADVGGRENRLAVADNVLSSLELNEKERISHIEDIDVGELMTQLSQQQIVYEAVLKSSSMIMKMNLLNYI, from the coding sequence ATGAGAGTTACGCAACAAATGCTTTTCGGCACCTATGTGTCTAATATGAACAGATCTCTTACGGATCTGGTAGAAAGCAATATTCAGGCACAGACTCAGAAGAAGATTAATAAACCTTCTGATAACCCTGTGGGCATGGCGCGTATTCTTGACCACCGTGAAACTCTTGCAACTGTAAAGCAGTATCGAAATAATATTGATACCGCCAAGGGGTGGTTGTCACTTTCTGATACCACTTTGAATCAGTCTTCAACAATTATCACCAGAGCCAAGGAGATTGCTGAACAGGCTGCGTCCGGTACGATTACCGCAGATAACAGAGAACAGTTAAGTTATGAAGCCCGCCAGCTTTTTCAGCAACTTGTATCTCTCGCTAATACTGAATATGAAGGCAAGAGCATTTACGCTGGTCATAAGGTTGATCAGAACGCGTTTAAAGAAACCTTATGGATGACCACAAATGATTCTAATGTTTCTTCGCAGCAGTTCAGTATTGAGGGAAACACTGATAAAACTATAGTCGTTCAGTTCCTCGATTCAGGCAATATTGGAGCTGCAGACCTTGATTATCGTTATTCAAAAGACGGCGGGAAAACTTTTACTACAAAGACTTTAACAACCGGCACCAATACGCTGGATTTTGACGGCGTGACTATGTCCCTTGAAACCGGAACAACAGTCCGGGCCAATCCCCTCGCAAATACCAATGATTCAACTGGAACATGGATGTGGGTAAGGCCTACTGCTCAATACATGGGTGATGATGAAGATGCCGTAAACATTGTCGGAATGAACACAACCCTTGCCGGCGGCAGAACCAAAGCCGAGGGTGTTTTTACTAACGATGTTGTTGTAAGAATTGATTCTGCAGCCCAGCTTCAGTCTAATATCAGTTACTCTTACAGTATTGATGGAGGTATTAACTGGGTAGAAGGTAATGTTAAGTCGGCGGACGGAATTGCTTCAAATGCGGTTCTGAGTATTCCCGGCGGAATCTTGACAATATATTCAAATGCCGGAGCAGGCGGAACAAATCAGCTTCAATCTAATTCACAGTTTATTGTCAGACCTGATACTGCGGCTATAAATTTTCAGATTCAGGAAAATGAATATGTAAGAGTTAATGACGTTGGTAAAGATCTTTTCGGTGGAGTGTACCAGGCTCCGGGAGAATCTGCGGCCAGTACTGTTTTTAACGATGACAGTATGCTGACCGGAAGTAATGCCAGTTCGACTCAGAATTTACTTGAAACAATGGGTAATCTGGTTGCGTTTCTTGAAACCAATAATCAGTCCGGCGTTCAGGAATGTCTTGCCAGTCTTGATAAGTCACAGCAATATCTGCTCACTAAGCTGGCTGATGTCGGGGGCAGGGAGAATAGACTTGCTGTAGCGGATAATGTTCTTTCAAGCCTTGAATTGAATGAAAAGGAAAGAATCTCACATATTGAAGATATTGATGTCGGAGAACTTATGACTCAGCTTTCACAGCAGCAAATTGTTTACGAGGCAGTGCTGAAGAGTTCTTCAATGATTATGAAGATGAATCTTTTAAATTATATATAA
- a CDS encoding cyclopropane-fatty-acyl-phospholipid synthase family protein produces the protein MTHFKYNKSTKYTDLKTIYAQCSGPGGLKLAEFMAEKMGVSKGSRLLDVGCNRGYQACFLAKEYGLSIVGIDPWKDRMDGLPMSEHLQRNAELWGVENSVLAQQAGMPETNFASNSFDYVYSTTALEMVRILIGEEGYLNCLKEALRVLRPEGILAIGEPMHLDVPLPPDLEPFVSQDEFSWKECFRDIHQTCAAIKSAGFEIIEADYAPDSQLWWSEYAEFDPFCIQTPDEDPKTLSIDNGRWVSFGYIIACKKN, from the coding sequence ATGACACATTTTAAATATAACAAGTCGACAAAGTATACCGATTTAAAAACGATCTATGCACAATGCAGTGGCCCCGGCGGACTTAAACTTGCTGAGTTTATGGCCGAAAAAATGGGAGTTAGCAAAGGTTCCCGCTTGCTTGATGTAGGTTGTAACCGAGGTTATCAAGCTTGTTTTCTTGCTAAAGAATACGGTTTGTCCATTGTCGGAATTGATCCGTGGAAGGATCGCATGGATGGATTACCCATGTCGGAACACCTGCAACGCAATGCAGAGTTATGGGGTGTCGAAAATTCAGTCTTGGCACAGCAGGCCGGAATGCCTGAGACGAACTTTGCGTCAAATTCATTCGACTATGTATACTCTACAACCGCACTTGAAATGGTGCGGATTCTAATTGGAGAGGAAGGATACCTCAATTGCCTGAAAGAAGCTTTGCGAGTACTTAGACCCGAAGGAATTCTTGCCATAGGCGAGCCTATGCATTTGGACGTACCTCTGCCGCCGGACCTCGAACCATTTGTGTCACAGGACGAATTCTCATGGAAAGAATGTTTCCGTGATATTCATCAAACCTGTGCGGCTATAAAGAGTGCCGGATTTGAAATAATCGAGGCAGATTATGCCCCCGATTCCCAATTATGGTGGAGTGAATATGCTGAATTTGATCCGTTTTGTATCCAAACACCTGACGAGGACCCTAAAACTTTGTCAATCGACAACGGACGCTGGGTCAGTTTCGGCTACATTATAGCTTGCAAAAAGAACTAA
- a CDS encoding NAD(+)/NADH kinase: protein MSDCKGFVLIVTKAGGGAAAKLGIIISRWLSARGVDSQIIAHPAPPAHVEVAEFRENCSLVLVLGGDGTFISTAGVVIDWKIPVLGINHGRVGFLAEVLPDDWEVALENFFSNKLDISRRLAFHYEIQRGHSIIARGVAVNDLVISRGAVARIISLDIGQKGQWIKNIRADGLIISTPTGSTAYNVSAGGPLVHPELPVMCVTPVCPFLNGIRPMVLPADRPMTIDVSESSGDVYITEDGRVPYPLNTGDRVIVTRHENDLLLARIRSNTFFEKLRSKGFFSE from the coding sequence ATGTCCGACTGTAAAGGTTTTGTACTTATAGTTACGAAGGCCGGAGGAGGCGCCGCAGCCAAGCTTGGAATAATTATTTCAAGATGGCTTTCTGCGCGTGGTGTGGATTCTCAAATCATTGCACATCCCGCTCCCCCAGCCCATGTTGAGGTGGCTGAGTTTAGAGAAAATTGCTCTCTTGTGCTTGTGCTGGGAGGGGATGGTACTTTTATAAGTACTGCCGGAGTCGTTATAGACTGGAAAATTCCTGTTCTTGGTATTAATCATGGCAGAGTCGGCTTTCTTGCAGAAGTTTTGCCTGATGACTGGGAAGTCGCACTTGAGAATTTTTTCAGTAATAAACTGGATATTTCTCGAAGACTTGCGTTTCATTACGAAATACAGCGCGGCCATTCTATTATAGCCAGAGGCGTCGCTGTAAATGATCTGGTTATTTCCCGGGGTGCGGTCGCCCGTATCATTTCTCTCGATATAGGACAGAAGGGGCAGTGGATTAAAAATATCCGTGCTGACGGGCTGATTATTTCAACTCCCACAGGTTCCACCGCATACAATGTCTCCGCCGGCGGACCGCTTGTCCATCCAGAATTGCCGGTTATGTGTGTTACCCCCGTATGCCCGTTTTTAAATGGTATACGGCCTATGGTCCTGCCTGCTGACCGGCCTATGACTATAGATGTTTCTGAGTCGAGCGGGGATGTATACATTACCGAGGACGGAAGAGTTCCTTACCCGCTGAATACCGGCGACCGTGTAATTGTGACCAGGCATGAAAATGATTTGTTACTGGCCCGCATCCGCAGCAATACTTTTTTTGAAAAACTCAGAAGCAAGGGCTTCTTTTCGGAGTAA
- the fliW gene encoding flagellar assembly protein FliW produces MAKERKKIIRTRLGEREITEEGIIYFSRGLIGFDDKRDFTLIQIREDSPFLLLQSIEDPNLGLLVVDPYSFMDEYEVKLSDAEKRILRLDNVRQLGVLVTVTIPPGRPDETTLNLGGPIVINSEARRGMQIPQVDSKYPTHYRPANDESN; encoded by the coding sequence ATGGCAAAAGAAAGAAAAAAAATAATCAGGACTCGGCTTGGCGAAAGAGAGATCACTGAGGAAGGGATTATTTACTTTTCCCGAGGTCTCATCGGCTTTGACGACAAAAGAGATTTTACTCTGATTCAGATCAGGGAAGATTCTCCTTTTCTGTTGTTGCAAAGTATTGAGGATCCTAACTTAGGTCTGTTAGTAGTCGATCCGTACAGTTTTATGGATGAATATGAAGTCAAGCTGAGTGATGCTGAAAAACGAATCCTCAGATTAGATAATGTTCGTCAACTGGGCGTGTTGGTCACTGTGACAATTCCTCCGGGAAGACCTGACGAAACAACTCTTAATTTGGGCGGTCCGATTGTGATAAACTCTGAAGCCCGCCGCGGCATGCAAATTCCGCAAGTGGATTCAAAATATCCAACGCACTACCGCCCGGCAAATGATGAGTCTAATTAG
- a CDS encoding flagellar basal body P-ring protein FlgI has protein sequence MKRGNRMNNISAGFTATILLLFVIFMHAQPVEAVRLKDISSFSGVRDNALVGYGLVVGLSGTGDGTNSAFTITSMMNMLEKMGVQVDRSSIKPKNVAAVMVTAKMPVSAKPGAPLDVTISSIGDSKSLFGGVLLLTPLKGIDGNVYALAQGALTVGGFSATGEAATASKNVVTVARIPNGATIERSVSFAFNKQRKITINLGMSDFGTIMQVVKRINTAIGGKYATAVDASTVDLAIPDNFRGNMVPLMASLENLEISPDVKAKVVVDEKTGTVVLGRNVRLTKVAIAHGNLQVIIAEGADVSQPGPFAPEGAQTVTTPETDLQVEEDNNRLMLVEGATLQELVDGLNAIGATPRDLISILRTMKVAGALHAELEVI, from the coding sequence ATGAAACGTGGTAATAGGATGAACAATATATCAGCAGGGTTTACGGCAACCATACTGCTTTTGTTCGTCATATTTATGCACGCACAGCCGGTAGAAGCTGTCCGTTTGAAGGATATTTCTTCTTTCAGTGGTGTGCGTGACAATGCTCTGGTCGGATACGGTCTTGTTGTCGGTCTTTCGGGCACCGGTGACGGAACGAATTCGGCTTTCACGATTACCTCCATGATGAACATGCTCGAAAAAATGGGTGTGCAGGTTGATCGCAGCTCCATCAAGCCCAAGAACGTTGCGGCGGTAATGGTAACTGCTAAAATGCCGGTATCTGCTAAGCCCGGCGCACCGCTTGATGTAACAATTTCATCCATCGGTGACTCTAAAAGTCTTTTCGGCGGAGTGCTGCTGCTTACACCTCTTAAAGGTATAGACGGAAATGTTTATGCCTTGGCACAAGGAGCGCTTACTGTAGGTGGTTTTTCGGCCACCGGTGAAGCCGCAACTGCTTCGAAGAACGTAGTCACTGTTGCCCGGATTCCTAACGGAGCAACAATTGAAAGATCAGTTTCTTTTGCCTTTAATAAGCAGAGAAAGATTACCATCAATCTCGGTATGTCAGATTTCGGAACCATCATGCAAGTTGTTAAAAGGATAAATACTGCTATCGGCGGGAAATACGCTACAGCAGTTGATGCTTCAACTGTAGATCTTGCCATCCCTGATAATTTCAGAGGAAATATGGTTCCTTTGATGGCTTCCCTTGAGAATCTTGAAATCAGCCCGGATGTAAAAGCGAAAGTCGTGGTTGATGAAAAGACAGGCACAGTTGTTCTCGGACGTAACGTACGCCTGACCAAGGTCGCAATCGCTCACGGAAACTTGCAGGTGATCATTGCTGAAGGCGCAGATGTCAGCCAGCCCGGTCCGTTTGCTCCTGAAGGTGCTCAAACAGTCACTACCCCTGAAACAGACTTACAGGTTGAAGAAGATAATAACAGGCTGATGCTTGTTGAAGGTGCCACTTTGCAGGAACTGGTTGACGGATTAAATGCTATCGGCGCAACCCCGCGTGACCTCATATCCATTCTCAGGACAATGAAGGTTGCCGGAGCACTGCACGCAGAACTGGAGGTCATATAA
- a CDS encoding rod-binding protein, with the protein MIITGHDAATAKASAEGQELLGFKNQLNSLNDKISGGKDVEEGLRTACKKFEAVFMGKIWKQMRKGVEKSGYLSNRYEDQYTSMFDKDFSEKLADGGGIGLGDMLYQQLRSKLDNASKATLPGTGNSTGLKTLDEVGRKGSREGDHLKKNENIGANGIPGIPLPKPGIALDDSDFPFAHQVERKLSREMEAINEETESGTEKSAVKDVSFLSRPEAMARIENLARRIEMEHDKKVYGKGVTADEIGRKLAGI; encoded by the coding sequence ATGATTATCACCGGACATGATGCTGCTACAGCAAAAGCAAGTGCCGAAGGTCAGGAACTGCTTGGTTTTAAGAATCAATTGAATTCTCTCAATGATAAAATCTCAGGCGGCAAAGATGTCGAAGAAGGCCTCCGTACCGCTTGTAAGAAGTTTGAAGCTGTCTTTATGGGTAAAATCTGGAAGCAGATGCGTAAGGGCGTTGAGAAGTCCGGTTATCTGAGCAATCGGTATGAAGACCAGTATACTTCAATGTTTGATAAGGACTTTTCGGAAAAGCTTGCTGATGGCGGCGGAATCGGACTCGGAGACATGCTTTATCAGCAGCTCAGGTCAAAGCTTGATAACGCCAGCAAAGCGACTCTTCCCGGAACCGGAAACTCTACAGGACTTAAGACTCTTGATGAAGTAGGACGCAAAGGTTCAAGGGAAGGTGATCATCTTAAAAAGAATGAAAATATCGGGGCTAACGGTATTCCGGGGATTCCACTTCCTAAGCCGGGGATTGCTCTGGATGACTCCGATTTTCCTTTTGCTCATCAGGTTGAAAGAAAGCTGTCTCGTGAAATGGAAGCTATAAATGAAGAGACTGAGTCCGGAACTGAAAAGTCCGCTGTGAAAGATGTTTCTTTTTTGAGCAGACCGGAAGCAATGGCCAGGATTGAAAATTTGGCTCGAAGAATTGAGATGGAACATGACAAGAAAGTTTATGGAAAGGGAGTCACTGCTGACGAAATTGGCAGGAAACTTGCTGGTATATAA
- the flgN gene encoding flagellar export chaperone FlgN: MIRLIQENINRQSKAVLLLFMLLKEEFSLLMNKDPHGVTRVEMVIQELMRQIASERMSLRGLVQKVDPAAKRMKEILPALADEQREKIENLLAMMDTREQECAVQATKNQQLAQALLDQSSSMLDFLHREITPKNHNVYSARGRYQNVAPPATLINGRL; this comes from the coding sequence ATGATTAGACTCATACAGGAAAATATTAACAGGCAGTCAAAGGCTGTATTGTTGCTTTTCATGCTCCTTAAGGAAGAATTTTCCTTACTTATGAACAAAGATCCTCATGGAGTGACTAGAGTTGAGATGGTAATTCAGGAGCTTATGCGCCAGATTGCCTCTGAACGTATGTCCCTTAGAGGCTTAGTTCAAAAAGTTGACCCTGCTGCGAAGAGAATGAAAGAAATTTTGCCGGCACTTGCTGATGAGCAGAGAGAGAAAATTGAGAATCTGCTTGCCATGATGGATACTCGTGAACAGGAATGCGCGGTTCAGGCTACTAAGAATCAGCAGCTTGCACAGGCCTTGCTGGATCAGTCCTCTTCAATGCTTGATTTTTTGCATCGCGAAATAACACCTAAGAATCATAATGTTTACTCCGCTCGCGGGAGATACCAGAACGTAGCACCACCAGCAACACTGATTAACGGGAGATTGTAA
- the flgK gene encoding flagellar hook-associated protein FlgK, with protein sequence MPGVNSLFNLGTGALFASQSAIQVTGDNISNVNTEGYSRRNVRLEENASINWKPGQIGTGVRAAEVYRNFDQFIENSYNDKSSQRERWDSLYNTLGSVESLFNESRGYGINSSLTKFFNDWQDLGQRPNDAASRQQLLNDSKNMVSSLNSMQGDLTRYQEQVEDYIRQDVNSANDLMTRIADINGRINVEQVDGQNNPNALYDERARLVRDLSKIMDTQTIDNGKGSMTIITKAGQTLVDGDKHFSLSYEGPRSQNNLKPDSDFDGQAYFDGSSEFEYTLDVVDSGKNVGSGAGAAQFRVSLDGGNTWLKDADGNTRTFYARGEEKAIQVDDLKIWFGTADDSGAVPANDFTKGDRFTVVPKSALYWVQNTSTKENITPQTSFSGQDDNRRLCGGTLTGYFSFRDEHVGKYKSRMDALANEMIWQTNRIHSQGSGLKAHTSMEGTYSVTTDDTALGSGSSGLAFADKLESGNAMMYFYDSTTGELASSASFGPLDFSGIIPPGIENFDPDQHSMNDVVSAINDTFGTYVNASVVNHKLQLNAKQGYEFQMGTDTSGLYAGLGLNTYFSGSSASDLSLNAKVSEDVGYINAGHVNGAGEANSGDNTTALKIKEMAQGKVTITTPFDGTTSQTLIEYYDSTVSVVGADTGNAKFNFNFQNTLASDLNQKQQEISGVNIDEEMSNLIKFQHSYTAAAKLITTADQMLQTVLGLKN encoded by the coding sequence ATGCCCGGCGTAAATTCCCTTTTTAACTTAGGCACTGGGGCTTTGTTTGCCTCCCAGTCAGCCATTCAGGTTACCGGTGATAACATTTCGAATGTTAACACTGAGGGGTATTCACGTCGTAACGTACGTCTTGAAGAAAATGCCAGCATCAACTGGAAACCCGGTCAGATCGGTACAGGTGTCAGAGCTGCTGAAGTTTATCGTAATTTTGATCAGTTTATCGAGAACAGCTATAACGATAAATCTTCCCAACGTGAACGCTGGGATTCTCTGTATAATACCCTTGGCAGTGTAGAGAGTCTTTTTAATGAATCACGCGGTTATGGTATTAACTCCAGTTTAACAAAATTTTTCAATGACTGGCAGGATCTCGGTCAGCGTCCGAATGATGCCGCTTCCAGACAGCAGCTTTTGAATGATTCCAAAAACATGGTCAGCAGCCTGAACAGTATGCAGGGAGATTTGACTCGCTATCAGGAGCAGGTTGAAGATTATATCAGGCAGGACGTAAATTCCGCCAATGATCTGATGACTCGTATTGCGGATATTAATGGGCGTATAAATGTTGAACAGGTTGACGGTCAGAATAATCCGAATGCTCTTTACGATGAGAGAGCTCGTTTAGTTCGCGATCTGTCAAAGATAATGGATACGCAGACAATTGATAACGGCAAAGGGAGCATGACCATCATTACCAAGGCCGGACAGACTTTGGTAGATGGCGACAAACATTTCAGTCTTTCATATGAAGGTCCTCGCAGTCAGAATAATCTGAAGCCGGATTCTGATTTTGACGGACAAGCCTATTTCGATGGTTCAAGTGAATTTGAATATACTCTTGATGTTGTAGATTCAGGCAAGAACGTTGGTTCAGGTGCCGGAGCTGCACAGTTCAGAGTCTCACTTGACGGCGGGAATACATGGCTCAAGGATGCAGACGGAAACACAAGAACATTCTATGCCCGCGGTGAAGAGAAGGCCATACAGGTTGATGATCTGAAAATATGGTTCGGAACCGCTGATGATTCCGGTGCGGTCCCTGCAAATGATTTTACTAAGGGTGACAGATTCACAGTTGTTCCTAAGAGTGCCCTTTACTGGGTACAGAATACTTCCACCAAGGAAAACATCACTCCGCAGACTTCTTTCTCCGGTCAGGATGATAATAGAAGACTCTGCGGCGGTACTTTGACAGGTTATTTCTCTTTCAGAGATGAGCATGTAGGCAAATACAAGTCCCGCATGGATGCTCTGGCGAATGAAATGATCTGGCAGACCAACAGAATCCATTCACAGGGGTCCGGGCTTAAGGCTCACACTTCAATGGAAGGAACGTACTCTGTTACAACCGATGATACTGCTCTCGGCAGCGGTTCATCTGGACTGGCTTTTGCCGATAAACTGGAATCCGGAAATGCTATGATGTATTTCTATGATTCAACTACCGGTGAGCTTGCTTCTTCTGCTTCTTTCGGTCCTCTTGATTTTAGCGGAATAATTCCTCCCGGAATTGAAAATTTCGACCCAGACCAGCATTCAATGAATGATGTTGTCTCTGCCATTAACGATACTTTCGGAACTTATGTAAATGCTTCGGTTGTTAACCACAAGCTGCAGCTTAACGCAAAGCAGGGTTATGAGTTTCAGATGGGGACTGATACATCAGGACTTTATGCAGGGCTGGGCTTGAACACATATTTTTCCGGTTCCAGTGCAAGTGATCTCTCATTGAATGCAAAAGTCAGTGAAGATGTCGGGTATATAAATGCCGGGCATGTAAACGGAGCCGGAGAAGCCAACTCCGGGGACAACACAACCGCACTGAAAATCAAAGAGATGGCTCAGGGCAAGGTGACGATTACGACTCCTTTTGACGGGACGACCAGTCAGACTCTTATTGAATATTATGATTCTACTGTCAGTGTTGTCGGCGCGGATACTGGTAATGCGAAGTTCAATTTTAATTTTCAGAACACTCTGGCTTCTGATCTCAATCAGAAGCAGCAAGAAATTTCAGGTGTGAATATTGATGAAGAAATGAGTAACCTTATTAAGTTCCAGCATTCTTACACCGCAGCGGCAAAGCTAATCACAACCGCTGATCAGATGCTTCAGACTGTACTCGGGCTGAAAAATTAA
- the csrA gene encoding carbon storage regulator CsrA, which translates to MLILTRRPGEALYLDDNIKITVLSVQGRQVKLGLEIPQETTVYREEVYLKIKEQNRMALENRQQDLFAATELWQKKEKK; encoded by the coding sequence ATGCTGATTCTGACTCGGAGACCGGGCGAAGCTCTTTACCTGGATGACAATATAAAAATTACGGTATTAAGTGTTCAAGGCAGGCAGGTTAAGCTGGGCCTCGAAATACCGCAAGAAACTACTGTCTATAGGGAAGAGGTTTACCTCAAAATTAAAGAACAGAACCGTATGGCGCTTGAAAACAGACAGCAGGACCTCTTTGCTGCGACCGAATTATGGCAAAAGAAAGAAAAAAAATAA
- a CDS encoding flagellar basal body L-ring protein FlgH, which produces MKKSVLAVSLLIILSAGCTPAKQTPTPMPVMTPPVSYEPEALNNPGSLFLPSNSEYLFDDNRARRIGDIVVVTVTEISKGKHTSNSKAERENKTGMSVSNFYGGPLAVVDAFNLKGNAGDTPLIGSDTSNKFKSTGETKNESTLTASVACRIVRILPGNVMQVEGARQVRINEETQVLVVRGLLRQRDIGPSNTVQSSYLADAQIEVYGRGILADKQRPGWLSRILDNVWPF; this is translated from the coding sequence ATGAAAAAATCAGTATTGGCAGTTTCGCTATTAATAATCCTTAGTGCCGGATGCACACCTGCCAAGCAGACCCCAACACCTATGCCGGTTATGACTCCGCCAGTGTCTTACGAACCGGAAGCGTTGAATAATCCGGGATCTCTCTTTTTACCTTCAAATTCAGAATATCTTTTTGATGACAACAGAGCTCGCAGAATCGGCGATATAGTTGTTGTGACTGTTACTGAAATCAGCAAGGGCAAGCATACTTCGAATTCAAAAGCTGAGCGTGAAAATAAAACAGGTATGAGCGTCTCGAATTTCTACGGGGGTCCTTTAGCTGTAGTAGATGCTTTCAACCTTAAGGGAAATGCCGGAGATACTCCGCTTATCGGCTCTGATACTTCCAACAAATTTAAAAGTACCGGCGAAACAAAGAATGAGTCGACTCTCACAGCTTCTGTTGCCTGCCGGATAGTTAGAATTCTTCCCGGCAATGTCATGCAGGTTGAAGGTGCAAGGCAGGTCAGAATTAATGAAGAAACACAGGTTCTGGTTGTTCGCGGTCTGCTCAGACAGAGAGATATCGGCCCCAGCAACACTGTGCAGTCCAGTTATCTTGCAGATGCTCAGATTGAAGTCTACGGACGCGGCATTCTTGCAGATAAGCAGAGACCCGGATGGCTCTCAAGAATTCTTGATAACGTATGGCCTTTCTAG
- the flgM gene encoding flagellar biosynthesis anti-sigma factor FlgM gives MKINQFNNAPLKAYSDNRVKNPAEKAQSQSTSSVSTRDVVNVSSQAKLLGTARQTAAESPDMREQKVKDLRDQVRAGTYKPDIRKTAMNLVREDIDFLR, from the coding sequence ATGAAGATCAACCAGTTTAACAACGCCCCCCTCAAGGCCTATTCTGATAACCGGGTAAAGAATCCTGCAGAAAAGGCTCAGTCACAGAGTACAAGCTCTGTGTCCACTCGTGATGTCGTGAATGTCTCGTCGCAGGCAAAGTTACTCGGCACAGCGAGGCAGACTGCTGCAGAAAGTCCCGACATGAGAGAACAGAAGGTCAAAGACTTAAGAGATCAGGTGCGCGCAGGAACATACAAGCCTGACATTCGCAAGACTGCGATGAATCTTGTCCGTGAAGATATAGACTTTTTGCGCTAA
- a CDS encoding DVU0524 family FlgM-associated protein — protein sequence MANNPAEIRNMLRTYGKQLTNAKRLARFRRALKMSESVDVVTISRQARRRELIEKISREIIENLIVSGNENPVVSDILEQLELDFGERYLFEYPLDGSDVQVLKKSAEGVIDLPPEEKSVIMNRLWEITLEKVDRTML from the coding sequence GTGGCTAACAACCCTGCCGAAATTAGAAATATGCTGCGAACCTATGGTAAGCAGTTGACGAACGCCAAGAGACTGGCCAGATTCAGGCGCGCCCTGAAAATGAGCGAGTCTGTTGACGTTGTCACTATTTCACGGCAGGCAAGGCGCCGCGAGCTGATAGAAAAGATTTCAAGGGAAATTATCGAAAATCTCATTGTCTCGGGTAATGAAAATCCGGTAGTGTCCGATATACTAGAACAGCTGGAGTTGGATTTCGGAGAAAGGTACTTATTTGAGTACCCTCTTGACGGAAGTGATGTTCAAGTGCTCAAGAAAAGCGCTGAAGGCGTTATAGATCTGCCTCCGGAAGAAAAGTCGGTAATTATGAACCGATTGTGGGAAATAACACTGGAAAAGGTTGACCGGACAATGCTCTGA